One segment of Cinclus cinclus chromosome 30, bCinCin1.1, whole genome shotgun sequence DNA contains the following:
- the TAMALIN gene encoding protein TAMALIN isoform X1 has product MWQSTEGTAGTRLPPRCAMCRSQWTAYGDTACTALGLPEPSSHRGAFGDSPVASCPAVRVLSCPASPSTRPRLCACHNRDIVWAGGGGGGFCMKKTDFVTTTGPLCAGAPPSVAWGGCGVVDVKAWGELRAALRVPLSTDQSPLMPGQPGGTRVLFWCWLGTVLPQGLVLSWWDTAFWLSLEEVGECPLGCPRLMALPLLQDTGFKWASPSQSPEEHRRVVMLEKKAEESFGFEIQTYGLHHQDRNSVEMFTFVCRVHDGSPAEAAGLKAGDTITGVNGLNVEGIRHREIVEIIKSSGNVLRLDTLYGTSIRRAELEARLQYLKQTLYEKWGEFRSLMVQEQRLVRGVVAKDPSIYDTLESIRWCLQGEGLPGGSSRASGSDDSLYQTCVFASSSSLDGDKDGDKDKDEDSGGPAPPPPRPRPALARSASLKCSGGPGAAGRLWARAGDPGEGAAAPRKSRHSSFRQRLLKFIPGLNRALEEEESHL; this is encoded by the exons ATgtggcagagcacagagggaACCGCTGGCACTCGGCTGCCACCAAGATGTGCCATGTGCCGCTCTCAATGGACAGCTTATGGTGACACTGCCTGCACTGCACTggggctgccagagcccagcagccACAGAGGGGCATTTGGGGACAGCCCTGTCGCCTCCTGCCCTGCGGTGAGGGTCCTGTCTTGCCCGGCCAGTCCCTCCACCCGCCCACGCCTCTGCGCCTGCCACAACAGGGACATTGTctgggcgggggggggggggggtggattttgcatgaaaaaaacCGACTTTGTGACCACAACAGGGCCTCTCTGTGCCGGGGCCCCTCCGAGCGTGGCGTGGGGTGGGTGCGGCGTGGTTGACGTCAAAGCGTGGGGCgagctcagggcagctctgagggtGCCTTTGAGCACCGATCAAAGTCCCCTTATGCCCGGCCAGCCGGGGGGCACCCGGGTGCTGTTTTGGTGCTGGCTTGGCACGGTGCTCCCCCAGGGTTTGGTGCTGTCCTGGTGGGACACGGCGTTTtggctgtccctggaggaggTGGGGGAATGTCCCCTGGGGTGTCCCCGGCTGATGGCTCTTCCTTTGCTGCAGGACACAGGGTTCAAGTGGGCATCCCCCAGCCAGTCCCCAGAGGAGCACAG GAGAGTGGTGATGCTGGAGAAGAAGGCGGAGGAGTCTTTCGGCTTTGAGATCCAG ACCTACGGGCTGCACCACCAGGACAGGAACAGCGTGGAGATGTTCACCTTTGTGTGCCGCGTGCACGACGGGAGCCCGGCTGAGGCCGCGGGGCTCAAGGCTG GGGACACAATCACGGGGGTGAATGGGCTCAATGTGGAGGGCATCCGGCACCGGGAGATCGTCGAGATCATCAAGAGCTCGGGCAATGTGCTCCG GCTCGACACTCTCTATGGGACCTCCATCCggagagctgagctggaggcCCGGCTGCAGTACCTGAAG CAAACCCTCTATGAGAAGTGGGGAGAGTTTCGCTCGCTGATGGTGCAGGAGCAGCGGCTGGTGCGGG GTGTAGTGGCCAAGGACCCCAGCATCTACGACACGCTGGAGTCCATCCGCTGGTGCCTGCAGGGGGAGGGACTGCCGGGGGGCTCCTCCCGTGCCAGCGGCAGCGATGACTCCCTGTACCAGACCTGCGTCTTCGCCTCTTCCAGCTCATTGGATGGAGACAaggatggggacaaggacaaggatGAGGACAGCGGGGGTCCCGCGCCCCCCCCACCGCGCCCCCGACCTGCCCTGGCCCGCAGCGCCAGCCTCAAGTGTTCGGgggggccgggggctgcggggagGCTTTGGGCCCGGGCCGGGGACCCTGGGGAGGGGGCGGCCGCCCCCCGCAAGAGCCGACACAGCAGCTTCCGCCAGCGGCTGCTCAAGTTCATCCCGGGTTTGAACCGGgcgctggaggaggaggagagtcACCTCTAG